In Streptococcus respiraculi, one DNA window encodes the following:
- a CDS encoding Rrf2 family transcriptional regulator, which produces MDTKFSVALHILTMISESKEVLSSQALAVSVGTNASYIRKVIALLKNAGLITSQQGRSGYQLSKNPKEISLLEIYLATQEVDHIRLFQIHQHANQDCPVGQHIEGAMTPIFASVEKQLEVDLAHQTLGNVIDNLYQIAKKSRI; this is translated from the coding sequence ATGGATACAAAATTTTCTGTTGCACTCCATATTTTAACCATGATTAGTGAAAGTAAGGAAGTCCTGAGTTCGCAGGCCTTGGCTGTGAGTGTTGGAACCAATGCAAGCTATATTCGGAAGGTCATTGCGCTCTTGAAAAACGCAGGATTAATTACGTCCCAGCAAGGTCGCTCAGGCTATCAGTTGAGCAAGAACCCTAAGGAAATATCCTTATTAGAGATTTATTTGGCTACTCAGGAAGTAGACCATATCCGTCTTTTTCAAATTCATCAACATGCCAATCAAGACTGTCCAGTTGGTCAGCATATCGAGGGTGCAATGACCCCGATTTTTGCCAGTGTTGAAAAACAATTGGAAGTAGATTTAGCTCATCAAACCCTCGGCAATGTGATTGATAACCTTTATCAAATCGCAAAGAAAAGCCGTATCTGA
- a CDS encoding SDR family NAD(P)-dependent oxidoreductase, with translation MSKTILITGSTDGIGKHLALKLASEGHEVILHGRNPQKLDQALTDIREQVPVARLHTYLADLSQLSDIYRLTADLKRDFTKLDVLVNNAGIFAGQNRQLTKEGVEVTFMLSVLAPYVLTTELLPLLEKADAGRVIHTSSYMHHFARIEEEDFSLEENYTPSLAYNNAKLYTIWLTRYQAEQLEKVGSKVTVNSYHPGLIATNLVKNSRDEKSQKSPSDRSNQFVPKGLDEGIKTGYYLALSNEVESLSGRYFDEKQEKRVSLHGYTPEKAAKLMDYCQQAVANYSTFSVNKPI, from the coding sequence ATGTCTAAAACTATTTTAATCACAGGTTCTACGGATGGAATTGGAAAGCACTTGGCTCTGAAATTAGCCAGTGAAGGACATGAAGTCATTCTCCACGGTCGAAATCCGCAAAAATTGGACCAAGCGTTGACGGATATAAGAGAACAAGTTCCTGTAGCTCGCCTTCATACGTACTTGGCTGATTTATCCCAACTGTCGGATATTTACCGTCTGACGGCTGATCTGAAGCGTGATTTTACCAAGCTAGATGTTCTTGTGAACAACGCTGGGATTTTTGCAGGTCAAAACCGTCAGCTGACGAAAGAAGGGGTAGAAGTGACCTTTATGCTCTCTGTACTTGCACCTTATGTCTTGACGACAGAGTTGCTACCGCTATTAGAGAAGGCTGATGCAGGTCGTGTCATTCACACGTCATCCTATATGCATCATTTTGCTAGGATTGAGGAAGAGGATTTTTCACTGGAGGAGAACTATACTCCAAGCTTAGCCTATAACAATGCTAAACTCTACACTATCTGGCTGACCCGCTACCAAGCTGAGCAGTTGGAAAAAGTTGGCTCAAAAGTGACGGTGAATTCTTATCATCCAGGCTTGATTGCCACTAATTTAGTGAAAAATTCGAGAGATGAAAAATCTCAGAAGTCTCCGTCTGATAGGAGCAATCAGTTTGTCCCTAAGGGCTTAGATGAAGGGATCAAAACAGGCTATTATTTAGCACTCTCAAATGAAGTAGAAAGCCTTAGCGGACGGTATTTTGACGAGAAACAGGAAAAACGGGTCTCACTCCATGGGTATACTCCTGAAAAAGCTGCAAAACTCATGGATTATTGCCAACAAGCGGTAGCCAATTACTCAACTTTCTCGGTAAATAAACCTATTTGA
- a CDS encoding alpha/beta fold hydrolase has product MSYITTKNQYVTVAGQQIAYRELGQVKSALPLVMLVHLAATLDNWDPKLLDLLAEKQHVIVVDLPGVGASQGKVAPTIPEMAEQAIEILMALGYERINLLGLSMGGMIAQEIVRIKGGMVNRLILAGTGPRGGLEMDRVTGKTFRYMLKAGIERIDPKRYIFYNHDEEGKIEANKVLGRMGMRRAEHTDKDMNIPGFLTQLKAIKRWGKAAKDDMRYITQPTLIVNGEKDMQVPTENSYVMHEKIAGSKLIIYPKAGHGSIFQYADEFSKELLAFLEA; this is encoded by the coding sequence ATGTCTTACATCACCACAAAAAATCAATATGTGACAGTCGCAGGCCAGCAGATTGCCTATCGTGAGCTTGGGCAAGTGAAGTCAGCTCTTCCCTTGGTCATGTTAGTGCATTTGGCAGCGACTTTGGATAATTGGGATCCTAAGTTACTGGATCTACTAGCTGAAAAACAGCATGTCATCGTAGTAGACCTTCCTGGTGTTGGAGCTAGCCAAGGAAAAGTAGCCCCGACTATACCAGAAATGGCAGAACAAGCTATCGAAATTCTTATGGCACTAGGCTATGAGCGGATTAACCTCCTTGGTTTATCTATGGGAGGTATGATTGCGCAAGAAATTGTCCGCATCAAAGGTGGTATGGTCAATCGCTTAATCCTAGCTGGAACAGGTCCCCGTGGTGGACTTGAGATGGATAGGGTGACGGGCAAAACCTTCCGTTACATGCTAAAAGCAGGAATTGAGCGCATTGATCCCAAACGTTATATCTTCTATAATCACGATGAGGAAGGCAAAATCGAAGCCAATAAGGTGTTAGGGCGTATGGGCATGAGAAGGGCTGAACATACAGACAAGGATATGAATATTCCTGGTTTCTTGACACAATTAAAGGCAATCAAACGTTGGGGCAAGGCTGCTAAAGACGATATGCGCTATATTACCCAGCCGACACTGATTGTTAATGGGGAAAAGGATATGCAGGTTCCGACAGAAAATTCGTATGTGATGCATGAGAAGATTGCAGGAAGTAAGTTAATCATTTATCCTAAGGCAGGGCACGGTTCTATCTTCCAATACGCAGATGAATTTTCCAAAGAATTGCTAGCATTTTTGGAGGCCTAG
- a CDS encoding NADP-dependent oxidoreductase, whose protein sequence is MKAAQHTSYDKQNITLSVTEIAKPSITSNQVLIKVTAAGVNPLDNMISRGEVKMIVPYKLPQTAGNEVVGLVEEVGSNVTKFAVGDRVFGRLPLNNIGAFAEYVAVEVQALAKVPDYLTDVEAAAVPLTALTIMQALDLMKAQAGKTIFISGGTGGVGGMAIPIAKAKGLTVITNGDGVNGERVLALGADRFIDYKTEDYTETVKDVDYVLDTLGGAETEKQMSIMKKGGQLVSLRAMPNGDFAKRMNLPKWKQILLQQVGRKFDKMADKYGVHYYFIFVESNGEQLQEVADIFSKLQIKPSIDTVYPFEEVNAALDKVANGRSRGKTVLSF, encoded by the coding sequence ATGAAAGCAGCACAACACACAAGCTATGACAAACAGAATATTACACTAAGCGTAACTGAAATTGCTAAACCGTCGATTACTAGCAATCAAGTTCTTATTAAGGTAACAGCAGCAGGAGTCAATCCGCTCGATAACATGATTTCACGTGGAGAAGTCAAGATGATTGTTCCTTATAAGCTACCACAAACTGCTGGAAATGAAGTGGTTGGCTTGGTAGAAGAAGTAGGATCTAATGTGACGAAATTTGCAGTTGGAGACCGTGTTTTTGGTCGTCTTCCTCTCAATAACATCGGTGCTTTTGCTGAATACGTAGCAGTTGAGGTTCAAGCATTGGCGAAGGTACCAGATTATTTGACAGATGTGGAAGCAGCTGCGGTTCCGCTCACAGCATTGACCATTATGCAGGCCTTGGATTTGATGAAAGCTCAAGCAGGTAAAACTATCTTTATCTCTGGAGGAACAGGGGGTGTTGGTGGTATGGCTATTCCAATTGCGAAAGCTAAGGGCTTAACCGTTATCACTAATGGTGACGGAGTAAATGGAGAGCGTGTCTTGGCTCTAGGAGCAGATCGTTTCATTGATTACAAGACAGAAGATTATACCGAAACCGTGAAAGATGTAGATTACGTTTTGGACACCCTTGGCGGAGCAGAGACTGAAAAGCAAATGTCAATTATGAAAAAAGGTGGGCAATTAGTTTCCCTTCGAGCGATGCCAAATGGGGACTTTGCCAAACGCATGAATCTACCAAAATGGAAGCAGATTTTATTACAACAAGTTGGACGTAAGTTTGATAAAATGGCAGATAAGTACGGTGTTCACTATTATTTCATCTTTGTTGAAAGCAATGGGGAACAGCTACAAGAAGTCGCAGATATTTTCAGCAAACTGCAAATTAAACCTTCTATTGATACGGTCTATCCATTTGAGGAAGTGAATGCAGCACTCGATAAGGTCGCTAATGGACGTTCACGCGGAAAAACAGTCCTCAGTTTTTAG
- the ylqF gene encoding ribosome biogenesis GTPase YlqF translates to MATIQWFPGHMSKARRQVQENLKFVDFVTILVDARLPLSSQNPMLTKIVGDKPKLLILNKADLADPVAIKEWRAYFEAQGIPTLTVNSKEQSTVKKVTEAAKKLMREKIERQKERGIQIETLRTMIIGIPNAGKSTLMNRLAGKKIAIVGNKPGVTKGQQWLKSNKDLEILDTPGILWPKFEDEQVALKLALTGAIKDNLLPMDEVTIFGLNYFKTHYPAALKERFKQMNLDDEAPEIIMDMTKKLGFREDYDRFYTLFVKEVRDGKLGLYTLDTVGDEDGND, encoded by the coding sequence ATGGCTACTATTCAATGGTTTCCAGGCCACATGTCTAAAGCAAGACGGCAGGTGCAGGAAAATCTTAAATTTGTTGATTTTGTAACGATATTGGTGGATGCACGATTGCCCTTATCGAGCCAAAATCCGATGTTGACAAAGATTGTGGGGGACAAGCCAAAATTATTGATTTTAAACAAGGCAGATTTAGCAGACCCAGTGGCGATCAAGGAATGGCGAGCTTATTTTGAAGCACAAGGCATTCCAACCTTAACTGTCAATTCCAAGGAACAATCTACCGTCAAAAAAGTAACAGAAGCCGCCAAAAAATTGATGCGTGAAAAAATCGAACGTCAAAAAGAACGAGGGATTCAGATTGAAACCTTGCGTACTATGATTATTGGGATTCCCAATGCAGGAAAATCGACGCTGATGAATCGCTTGGCTGGTAAGAAAATTGCGATAGTTGGCAATAAACCCGGAGTTACCAAGGGGCAGCAGTGGCTCAAGTCCAATAAAGATTTGGAAATCCTTGATACACCGGGGATTTTATGGCCAAAATTTGAAGATGAGCAAGTAGCTCTCAAATTGGCTTTGACTGGGGCGATTAAGGATAATCTTCTACCAATGGACGAGGTCACGATATTCGGATTGAATTATTTCAAGACACATTATCCAGCAGCCTTGAAAGAACGCTTTAAGCAGATGAATCTGGATGATGAAGCCCCTGAAATCATCATGGATATGACGAAAAAACTTGGTTTCCGTGAGGACTATGACCGCTTTTATACCTTGTTTGTGAAAGAAGTAAGAGATGGTAAATTAGGTCTCTATACCCTTGATACAGTTGGTGATGAAGATGGCAACGATTAA